Proteins from a single region of Sphaerochaeta globosa str. Buddy:
- a CDS encoding deoxycytidylate deaminase: MPKRKDYISWDEYFMGVAVLSSMRSKDPSTQVGACIINADHKIVGVGYNGFPIGVNDDEVPWEREGAWLDTKYPYVCHAELNAILNAISSSLKGCSLYVGLFPCNECAKAIIQSGIREVVYLSDKYAEAENTKASKWMFDQTGVTYRKLEPAHSSILVQMQ; this comes from the coding sequence ATGCCCAAACGTAAGGACTATATCAGCTGGGACGAATATTTCATGGGCGTAGCCGTCCTCTCATCCATGCGAAGCAAGGATCCCAGCACCCAGGTGGGGGCCTGCATCATCAATGCCGATCACAAAATCGTGGGAGTCGGGTACAATGGCTTTCCCATCGGTGTGAATGACGACGAAGTTCCTTGGGAACGGGAAGGGGCCTGGCTCGATACCAAGTACCCCTATGTCTGTCATGCCGAGCTCAATGCAATCCTCAATGCCATCAGCAGCAGCCTTAAGGGGTGCTCCCTCTATGTCGGGCTCTTTCCCTGCAACGAGTGTGCGAAGGCAATCATCCAAAGCGGTATTCGCGAGGTTGTGTATCTCTCGGACAAGTACGCTGAGGCTGAGAACACCAAGGCGTCCAAATGGATGTTCGACCAGACGGGGGTGACCTATCGCAAACTCGAGCCGGCTCATAGCAGCATTCTGGTGCAAATGCAATGA
- a CDS encoding alpha/beta hydrolase yields MWIIILLLLIAFILWNTTLIGYRDKQTQRLQTDESKVFCEMARSITYKQGSNTAILLVHGFPSTPAMYTYSAKRFHDAGFDVYSPLMPGFGTDPKDLEQTTFTQWFDFICRYYEDLRSKYETLFVLGTSMGGLMTLKLGEHYCNSDKEPDKLVTIAAPVVYNSFREGIFTDKRQYIARTLALFKPSINVRIITENSKGEDGSDQWYGYGGTFIRPGLSLVHAMPSVRKNLGSITCPLFSIHDVNDRVIPFKNLKIIEREQKSPNFRSLVTTMGDFNHGRHSLLSYHSIQASLTDTILDFLQNKENSDAQT; encoded by the coding sequence ATGTGGATTATCATACTCCTGTTGCTTATTGCATTCATTCTCTGGAACACCACCCTCATCGGGTATAGGGACAAGCAGACCCAAAGGTTGCAAACCGATGAATCGAAGGTGTTTTGTGAAATGGCAAGGAGCATAACATACAAGCAAGGCAGCAACACTGCAATTCTGCTTGTCCATGGATTTCCTTCCACCCCGGCTATGTATACGTACAGTGCCAAGCGTTTTCACGATGCAGGATTCGATGTCTACTCTCCCCTGATGCCTGGCTTCGGTACCGATCCCAAGGATTTGGAACAGACTACGTTCACCCAATGGTTCGACTTCATCTGCCGGTATTACGAAGACTTGAGAAGCAAGTATGAGACCTTGTTTGTACTGGGAACCAGCATGGGAGGCCTGATGACTCTCAAACTTGGTGAACACTACTGCAATTCCGATAAAGAGCCCGACAAGCTGGTCACCATTGCAGCCCCGGTGGTCTACAACAGCTTCAGAGAAGGAATTTTCACCGATAAGCGGCAGTACATCGCCCGCACCCTCGCCCTCTTCAAACCCTCGATCAATGTCCGTATCATCACTGAAAATAGCAAGGGGGAAGACGGCAGCGACCAGTGGTACGGCTATGGCGGCACGTTCATCCGTCCAGGTCTCAGCCTGGTGCATGCCATGCCCAGTGTCAGGAAAAATCTTGGCAGCATCACCTGCCCCCTCTTCTCCATCCACGATGTCAACGACCGTGTTATTCCTTTCAAGAATCTGAAAATTATTGAACGTGAACAGAAAAGCCCCAATTTCCGCTCGCTTGTCACCACTATGGGAGACTTCAACCATGGTCGTCATTCCCTGCTTTCCTATCACTCGATCCAAGCATCACTGACCGATACCATTTTGGATTTTTTGCAGAATAAGGAGAATTCCGATGCCCAAACGTAA
- a CDS encoding sodium ion-translocating decarboxylase subunit beta: MIGSAFNQLWQSTGLFGFMGMAEGFGIGNLIMILVGFVLLYLAIKKGFEPLLLVPIGFGCILSNIPMGFIASVDPSTGAAGFIKLLFDMGIDSGLFPILIFMGVGAMTDFGPLIANPKTLLLGAAAQLGIFVALIGALALSFIPGINFDLFAAASIGIIGGADGPTAIYVTSRLAPDLLGPIAVAAYSYMALVPIIQPPIMRALTTKEERMIKMQQLRPVSKFEKIIFPIMVLTTCAILLPSATPLIGSLMFGNLAKECGVVNRLSDTMQNALMNIVTIFLGLSVGSKMEASHFLNLNTLGILFLGMVAFGLGTAGGVLLAKLMNKLDPKHPVNPLIGSAGVSAVPMAARVSSKVGQESDPQNFLLMHAMGPNVAGVIGSAVAAGVLLAVVPFMMA; encoded by the coding sequence ATGATTGGTTCTGCGTTTAATCAACTCTGGCAGTCCACAGGACTGTTCGGATTCATGGGAATGGCGGAAGGCTTCGGTATCGGTAATCTTATTATGATACTGGTCGGTTTCGTCCTTCTCTATCTTGCCATCAAGAAGGGCTTTGAGCCCCTCTTGCTCGTACCGATTGGGTTCGGTTGTATCCTCTCGAACATCCCTATGGGCTTCATTGCCAGTGTTGACCCCTCAACAGGGGCTGCTGGTTTCATCAAGCTGCTGTTCGATATGGGTATCGACTCCGGTCTATTCCCGATTCTGATCTTCATGGGTGTTGGTGCGATGACCGACTTCGGTCCGCTCATTGCAAACCCCAAGACCCTGTTGCTCGGTGCTGCAGCCCAGCTTGGCATTTTCGTTGCCCTGATCGGCGCACTGGCACTGAGCTTCATCCCCGGGATCAACTTTGACCTGTTTGCTGCCGCATCCATCGGCATCATCGGAGGCGCCGACGGTCCTACGGCCATCTATGTGACCAGCCGTCTGGCTCCGGATCTCTTGGGACCGATTGCCGTAGCTGCCTACAGTTACATGGCCTTGGTACCCATCATCCAACCCCCGATCATGCGCGCTCTCACCACCAAGGAAGAGCGGATGATCAAGATGCAGCAGCTCAGACCTGTATCCAAGTTCGAAAAGATTATTTTCCCGATTATGGTTTTAACCACCTGTGCCATCCTGCTTCCCTCTGCCACCCCGCTCATCGGCTCCCTGATGTTCGGCAACCTGGCCAAGGAGTGTGGTGTAGTCAACCGTCTTTCCGATACCATGCAGAATGCCCTGATGAATATCGTAACGATTTTCCTCGGTCTTTCCGTCGGTTCAAAGATGGAAGCTTCACACTTCCTCAACCTCAATACTCTTGGAATTCTGTTCCTGGGTATGGTGGCATTCGGTCTCGGCACCGCTGGCGGTGTACTTCTTGCCAAGCTCATGAACAAGCTTGACCCCAAGCACCCCGTCAACCCGCTCATTGGAAGCGCAGGTGTTTCTGCAGTTCCCATGGCAGCCCGTGTGTCCAGCAAAGTCGGTCAGGAATCCGATCCCCAGAACTTCCTGCTCATGCACGCCATGGGCCCGAACGTAGCTGGTGTTATTGGATCGGCTGTAGCAGCAGGTGTGTTGCTCGCAGTTGTCCCGTTCATGATGGCTTAG
- a CDS encoding biotin/lipoyl-containing protein, protein MKKQVKFMCTAFRDGFQSVYGARVFTKDFMPAVAAAREAGISHFEAGGGARFQAPYFYSNEDAFEMMDEFRKVAGADADLQTLSRGVNVVGLDSYPRDIIDLHAKLFKKHGISTIRNFDALNDVNNLIDSGRSIVNAGLRHEVVVTMMSLPPNTTGAHDPDFYEATLKQILDAGIEYHSVCFKDASGTSTPAYVYETIKRARKLLGKDMNIVFHSHDTAGVCIQQYMSALEAGANQVDLSMMPVSGGTCQPDIVTMWHALRNTDFDLGIDIKKIREAEAVFQDCMKDYIIPPEAMTVTPEIVFSPLPGGALTANTQMLRDNNLMDKYPAIVEAMAETVAKGGYGTSVTPVSQFYFQQAFNNVMFGPWKKIAEGYGKMVLGYFGKTPVAPDPVVVKACADAMGLAPTTEKVVDINEKDPKKGIAAAKAMLEKEGLPITDENIFIAASCKEKGILFLTGKSQVNGMYKINRTEEAAKKKGEYTVTVNGKAYGVKLGKDNATVNGTSYPLNVGFGIDEKAIEASKAVATAAPQAAAASTHEAVSVKAPMPGLILRIEVKEGQKITKNQVVMIMEAMKMENEIFAPCDGVVTKVSVSQGQQMQSDDELLVIA, encoded by the coding sequence ATGAAAAAACAAGTCAAGTTCATGTGCACCGCGTTCCGTGACGGCTTCCAGTCTGTCTATGGCGCACGCGTATTCACCAAGGATTTCATGCCCGCAGTAGCTGCAGCCCGTGAGGCTGGCATCTCCCACTTCGAAGCCGGCGGCGGTGCCCGTTTCCAGGCCCCGTACTTCTACTCAAACGAAGACGCTTTTGAAATGATGGACGAGTTCCGCAAAGTTGCGGGAGCCGATGCAGACCTGCAGACCCTCTCTCGCGGTGTCAACGTTGTAGGACTTGACTCCTATCCCAGGGACATCATCGACCTCCATGCAAAGCTCTTCAAAAAGCACGGCATTTCCACCATCCGCAACTTCGATGCACTGAACGACGTCAACAACCTCATCGACAGCGGCCGGTCCATTGTCAATGCAGGCCTCCGCCATGAAGTGGTTGTCACCATGATGAGCCTGCCCCCGAACACCACGGGCGCCCACGACCCCGATTTCTACGAAGCCACCCTCAAGCAGATTCTTGATGCCGGCATCGAGTACCACTCCGTCTGTTTCAAGGACGCCAGCGGCACTTCCACCCCCGCCTATGTGTACGAGACCATCAAGCGTGCTCGCAAGCTGTTGGGCAAGGACATGAACATCGTATTCCACAGCCACGATACCGCTGGTGTTTGTATCCAGCAGTATATGAGCGCCCTCGAAGCTGGTGCCAACCAGGTAGACCTCTCCATGATGCCCGTCTCCGGCGGAACCTGTCAGCCTGACATCGTTACCATGTGGCATGCACTGCGCAACACGGACTTCGACCTTGGCATCGACATCAAGAAGATTCGTGAAGCCGAAGCCGTATTCCAGGATTGCATGAAAGATTACATCATTCCTCCCGAAGCAATGACTGTAACTCCTGAGATCGTATTCTCGCCGCTTCCCGGTGGTGCATTAACTGCAAACACCCAGATGCTGCGTGACAACAACCTGATGGACAAGTATCCCGCCATTGTTGAAGCCATGGCTGAAACAGTTGCAAAGGGTGGATATGGTACTTCCGTTACCCCCGTCTCCCAATTCTACTTCCAACAGGCTTTCAACAACGTTATGTTCGGACCCTGGAAGAAGATTGCTGAAGGTTACGGCAAGATGGTTCTCGGCTATTTCGGCAAAACCCCTGTTGCTCCCGATCCGGTTGTTGTAAAGGCTTGTGCCGATGCAATGGGTCTTGCACCCACTACCGAAAAGGTTGTAGACATCAACGAAAAAGACCCCAAGAAGGGTATTGCTGCTGCAAAGGCCATGCTCGAGAAGGAAGGCCTGCCGATTACCGATGAGAACATCTTCATCGCAGCATCCTGCAAGGAGAAGGGAATCCTTTTCCTTACCGGTAAGTCACAGGTGAATGGTATGTACAAGATCAACCGCACCGAAGAAGCTGCCAAGAAGAAGGGTGAGTATACTGTTACTGTCAACGGCAAGGCATACGGCGTCAAGCTCGGTAAGGACAATGCCACCGTCAACGGCACAAGCTATCCGCTGAACGTCGGCTTTGGTATCGACGAGAAAGCCATCGAAGCTTCCAAGGCTGTTGCCACCGCCGCCCCACAGGCAGCTGCTGCATCCACCCACGAAGCTGTCTCCGTGAAGGCACCGATGCCGGGCCTCATCCTCCGCATTGAGGTGAAGGAAGGACAGAAGATTACCAAGAACCAGGTCGTAATGATTATGGAAGCCATGAAGATGGAGAACGAAATCTTCGCACCGTGCGATGGCGTAGTAACCAAGGTTTCTGTAAGCCAAGGCCAGCAGATGCAGAGCGACGACGAATTGCTCGTAATCGCCTAA
- a CDS encoding OadG family protein, whose translation MVFLAQLPKEQLVTQLENGVILMILGLATVFVFLTLLVFLTKGMSAIARKIAPAKKPAAAVISPSAATISASPASDADIAAAIVAAFAKSKE comes from the coding sequence ATGGTATTCTTAGCGCAACTACCGAAAGAGCAGCTCGTCACCCAGCTCGAGAATGGGGTTATCCTCATGATACTGGGACTTGCTACGGTGTTTGTGTTTCTTACGTTGCTGGTTTTCCTTACCAAAGGCATGAGCGCCATTGCAAGAAAAATAGCACCTGCAAAGAAACCCGCTGCCGCTGTCATCAGTCCCTCTGCCGCCACCATTTCTGCAAGTCCTGCCAGTGATGCAGACATTGCAGCAGCCATCGTGGCCGCATTCGCCAAGTCGAAAGAATAA